The Manihot esculenta cultivar AM560-2 chromosome 1, M.esculenta_v8, whole genome shotgun sequence genome has a window encoding:
- the LOC110630968 gene encoding proline-rich receptor-like protein kinase PERK8 produces MASATSLSPNSSPSAVPPTGFSVASPPPATTLPDQTTDPPVPSTTSNSSAPPPQTPPPATPAASPPSPPASPPPSLSRTPPPSAPPPSPPASPPPAPPASPPQSTPIVPPPAVTTSPPPPPDVSPPPRSASSPPSPQSSPTTPVAPPPQAVAPSPPSPVNVPTPSTDSPPPPAEKAPESSPAPPNVTPPSSSHSDSPPPVTKSPPPLPTSALPSPPPSVPSTSLPHVPPAPPDSSSTTGTSPLSPLPSIPTEKPTARATSDGNVSANTTSKGAGNFNTGVAVVIGIVVGFVVLSFLVLAAWVVQKRKRRHAKSNIGYTMPSPFSSSQNSESFFLRPLSHGPLGGSPSGSDFIYSPSEPGGVSNSRPWFTYEELVQATDGFSTKNLLGEGGFGCVYKGILVDGREVAVKQLKIGGSQGEREFKAEVEIISRVHHRHLVSLVGYCTSENQRLLIYDYVPNDTLHYHLHGQGRPVLDWAIRVKVAAGAARGIAYLHEDCHPRIIHRDIKSSNILLDNNFEARVSDFGLAKIALELDSNTHVTTRVMGTFGYMAPEYATSGKLTEKSDVYSFGVVLLELITGRKPVDDSQPQGDESLVEWARPLLAEALDNEDFEALVDPRLEKNYVAGEMFRMIEAAAACVRHSAAKRPRMSQVVRALGSLDESSDLSNGMKPGQSEIFDSRQHSAQIRMFQRLAFGSQDYSSDFFDNSQSSWRSREQSQSNFMP; encoded by the exons ATGGCCTCAGCAACATCACTTTCTCCAAACTCTTCCCCTTCTGCAGTTCCACCAACTGGATTTTCCGTTGCCTCACCACCGCCTGCAACAACTTTGCCTGATCAGACCACTGATCCCCCGGTTCCTTCAACCACTTCTAACTCTTCAGCTCCACCCCCTCAAACCCCACCGCCAGCAACCCCAGCTGCTTCCCCTCCGTCCCCACCAGCATCCCCACCCCCATCTCTATCAAGAACGCCACCACCATCTGCACCACCTCCATCACCCCCAGCATCACCACCCCCAGCTCCTCCAGCATCACCACCTCAATCAACTCCTATTGTACCTCCTCCAGCTGTCACTACTTCACCACCTCCTCCACCAGATGTATCCCCCCCTCCACGATCAGCAAGCAGCCCTCCCTCTCCTCAGTCCAGCCCAACCACTCCTGTGGCACCCCCTCCTCAAGCTGTTGCCCCTTCCCCACCTTCTCCTGTTAATGTCCCTACTCCTTCCACTGATTCACCAcctccaccagcagaaaaaGCCCCTGAAAGTTCCCCTGCACCTCCAAATGTTACTCCACCATCTAGTTCGCACTCTGATAGCCCTCCACCTGTAACAAagtctcctcctcctcttccaaCATCTGCATTGCCATCACCACCTCCTTCTGTCCCATCAACTTCTTTACCGCATGTACCTCCTGCTCCTCCAGATAGTTCATCGACAACAGGAACTTCTCCTTTGTCGCCATTACCCTCTATCCCTACAGAAAAGCCAACTGCAAGAGCAACTAGTGATGGCAATGTCTCTGCAAATACAACATCCAAAGGTGCAGGGAATTTTAACACTGGAGTTGCAGTGGTAATAGGCATTGTGGTTGGGTTTGTAGTACTCAGTTTTCTTGTGTTGGCTGCGTGGGTTGtacaaaaaagaaagagaaggcaTGCTAAATCAAATATTGGGTACACCATGCCTTCCCCATTTTCCTCCTCCCAGAATTCAG AATCATTTTTTCTAAGGCCCCTTTCTCATGGACCTTTGGGAGGAAGCCCTTCTGGCAGTGATTTCATCTATTCGCCTTCAGAGCCAGGTGGAGTAAGCAATTCAAGACCATGGTTCACATATGAGGAGCTAGTCCAAGCCACAGATGGGTTTTCAACAAAAAATCTTTTGGGTGAAGGTGGATTTGGTTGTGTATACAAAGGTATCCTGGTAGATGGTAGAGAAGTAGCTGTAAAACAATTAAAGATTGGTGGTTCTCAAGGAGAGCGTGAGTTTAAAGCAGAGGTTGAGATCATTAGCCGAGTACATCACCGCCATTTAGTTTCATTAGTGGGTTACTGTACATCTGAGAATCAAAGATTGCTCATCTATGATTATGTCCCAAATGATACCCTTCACTACCATCTCCATG GTCAAGGGAGGCCAGTTTTGGATTGGGCAATTCGGGTGAAGGTTGCTGCTGGAGCAGCTCGTGGCATAGCTTACCTACATGAAGACT GTCATCCCCGCATTATCCACAGGGATATAAAGTCATCAAACATCCTTCTTGATAACAATTTTGAAGCTCGG GTTTCAGATTTTGGGCTTGCAAAGATAGCACTGGAACTGGATTCAAATACACATGTAACAACACGTGTGATGGGAACCTTCGG GTACATGGCTCCTGAGTATGCAACAAGCGGCAAGTTGACTGAAAAGTCTGATGTTTATTCTTTTGGTGTTGTGCTTTTGGAGCTAATTACAGGCCGTAAGCCCGTTGATGACTCACAGCCACAGGGTGATGAAAGCCTAGTTGAATGG GCTCGACCATTGCTTGCTGAAGCACTTGATAATGAAGATTTCGAAGCGCTAGTTGATCCAAGGTTGGAGAAGAACTATGTAGCTGGAGAGATGTTTCGAATGATTGAGGCAGCTGCAGCTTGCGTGCGTCATTCAGCTGCAAAAAGGCCACGAATGAGTCAG GTGGTGAGAGCATTAGGCTCCTTAGATGAGTCGTCAGATCTATCCAACGGAATGAAACCTGGCCAAAGTGAAATTTTCGACTCGAGACAACATTCTGCACAGATCAGAATGTTCCAGAGGTTGGCATTTGGTAGCCAGGACTATAGTTCAGATTTTTTCGACAACAGTCAAAGTAGCTGGCGGAGTCGAGAGCAGAGCCAGAGTAACTTTATGCCATAA
- the LOC110601768 gene encoding exosome complex exonuclease RRP46 homolog → MEIDRDDGRTPNQLRPLACSRNILHRAHGSASWSQGDTKVLAAVYGPKAGTKKNENPEKACIEVIWKPKTGQIGKLEKEYEMILKRTLQSISILTINRNTTTSVIIQVVHDDGSLLTCAINAACAALVDAGIPMKHLAVAICCCLTEGGYVILDPTKLEEQKMKGFAYLVFPNSIHSVLPEGSLLVEGEAVEHGIITSVTHGLMSVEEYLNCLERGRAASAKLSDFLRKSIKLQLPTDSFKS, encoded by the exons ATGGAGATTGACAGGGATGACGGCCGGACGCCAAACCAGCTGAGACCTCTCGCTTGCTCCCGCAACATCCTTCACCGTGCCCATGGCTCAGCTAGTTGGTCCCAGG GAGATACAAAGGTTTTAGCTGCTGTTTATGGACCTAAAGCTGGTACTAAGAAGAATGAGAACCCTGAGAAGGCCTGCATTGAAGTCATTTGGAAGCCTAAAACGGGACAAATCG GAAAACTTGAAAAAGAATATGAGATGATTTTGAAGAGAACTTTGCAGAGCATCTCTATTTTGACTATCAACCGGAACACCACCACATCAGTTATAATTCAG GTTGTTCATGATGATGGTTCT CTTTTGACGTGTGCCATAAATGCAGCATGTGCTGCCCTTGTTGATGCAGGAATTCCTATGAAGCATCTCGCTG TTGCAATATGTTGTTGTTTGACAGAAGGTGGATATGTTATACTGGATCCCACAAAATTGGAAGAACAG AAAATGAAGGGATTTGCATATTTAGTCTTTCCAAACTCAATTCACTCTGTTCTACCAGAAGGGTCATTGCTTGTGGAAGGTGAAGCTGTTGAACATGGGATCATCACCTCTGTCACCCATGGTTTGATGTCAG TGGAAGAGTATCTCAACTGTCTGGAACGAGGGCGTGCTGCCAGTGCAAAGTTGTCTGATTTTCTTAGGAAGAGCATAAAGTTACAACTCCCAACCGACTCGTTTAAAAGCTAG